GTGATTTGCAGAGTTCATGATAAATGTTGTTGCATGGACAGAAATTTGTCAACACAATAGTCGGTTATCTTCAGCCCCAGCCGTCGTTTTGTGCTTTCTGTTGACGCCACTGTAAAGCTGATCCGGCAGTTACTTCTCCCTCAGCCTCACAGCATCTTTGATCCCCACCACAGCGACAGCCAttgattgtttgtttccttttactCTTCAGGCACAGAAAGGACCACCATCATCATAATCCATCATACCACAGTCAGAGTGGAGCCAGACCCCATGACAGCCATTCAAGGGGGGGAGCAAAAGCCGAGCGAGAGCCCTCCCACCCCTATCATCGACAGCGGCGGCATGACACAGACTCCTCCGACGGGGAGTCTCCTGTCCCCCGTAACCCTGCCAGCCACAAGATGGCCCCTGCTGGTGCAACACAAAGCCACAGGCGGCGCCACGACACAGACTCGGACAACTAATGTCCCTCCCCCCAATTCAAAGACGCATAATGCGGACAGAGCGCTCTACAGCAGCTCGGCTGCCCCTGAAGACCTCATTTACCCTGGACAACCGAACACACTGTGGATGGAGACAGGTTGACGTGTCAGACAAACAGGCGTGGGCCGTatgttttatcttttcaccCAGTGAGTTGGTCAGTTGTTCATAAGACACtggtgtttttttgtatgtgaTTATACAACCAATACTTTctaatttttatttcattagatAAAATACTTTGCAGGGTAAATAGTTAAATGGAATTTACTTTTATTCCCATATCTTGCCCTGGTAGATGTTATTACTCAAGAAATCTTAGAAATGTACTTTTTACCCAGAACATCGTTGCAGCAGGAACATTTATTGTGTGGAAACTACTCGTCCCTGATCCATTAAAGGATTTCAAAAACTGATACAGATTAATTATAATTTTCTATAAATGTGGTATACAGGTGTAATAGAGCGGATATAGCTGGTAACTTTCCACAAAAGTAGAGCTAAAACTGTTTAATGCTACAGAAAGTTGTGTAATCAGCAAAATCTATCAATAAACATCTATATTATGAAAAATCAAttgcatgtttgtttgagttttttttgttgaacatACTCTCTGATGCCTTTTAGTCCTCGGACGTCTCCTCCATCCCACTGTGCCTCTTGCTTTACTCAGCAGCtctgctccttttctctctctgtcatgcCAGCGCTCCTTAATCCCTCACCAACCCAGGTTGAGCTCCCTGACTGGTGCGACACCATTGGAATGCTCTCCACTGGTCATAATAGAGTGTAGTGTTTGCATTTGTCTTGAATTGGTCTGAAAGAGGGTATTCTGCTGGCTGGCACCTGGGGGGGTGCActaaaaaaaagagcaaggCATTCATAAAGAAGAGTGCAAAAAACCAGGCTGGTCCTTTTTATATGGCCGAGTACCATTAGACCGCCACACACAAACCAAGCtgatggagcagcaggagaggaggccAGACAAAGCCACCCTGTGAGGGTCCTAAGACTCCGGCTCCCTCTCCTTCCACCACCACCATACTCTCCTGCCATGTTTTATAGGCTTGGCTGCATTAACCACGGCAGCCTAATCAACCTGCAAGAATGCTGTCCGAGATTGCCACCCCTGCACAATGTGAACCAGGGTGTGCTCTCCACATTACTGCTTGAACCCAAACATTGGGTGGTTTCCATCATGTTGTGTCTTCACATTTCTTCCTGGGTCAAAGggtgacacccccccccccccgcccccaacAGTTCACCCACTGACACCAAATACTAGTTCTGTTGTTCAATCACAGCACTATTCGGCATACAATGGTAATTTAATATTGATTAGTCAGGAAAATGTCTCAAgttataaagaaaatgtttcctttttcaaTGTGACATATTTAAAGACTTTTCTCCAATAACCTTAAActcaatttgtattttaaaaaagttaCACATACCTTCGAGAAGCTTATgtactttgtaaatatgttgacGGATGAATCCAATTATTTTTCCTGGTTGACTACCTGATTAATCAATGTCAGTTGGTTTAAGATAAGAAATATTTGAAGTTGTGCAATTTTTATGTAAATAGACAATAATGCCAAGAAGGAGAAGAGTCAACATCCACCTTAATATTCAGAAATTTTATTGCATAGATTGAAACACTGGAGATCGgctttaaacacattttctccttAACTTTAATAACAGAGTAAATTACTCACagtgcttttttcccctcacacaACAAAAGTATTACATAAAAAAACGACAATTAAAAAGAGTTTTCCAACATTTAggcaattatttaaaaaaaaacaatgtttaatgcAACCCAGAGTAGTAAACACCAAGACTTTATTACAAAAACAGAAGCAACAAGTGTCTCGGATAAGACAACAAATGTACAACCTCCTGTTTTCCACACGAAACAATATGCTGCGACGATGGAAAACAGTAAACATTTAGTCGAAGCTGGTTTTATTTTGCCATCACAACTTCCAGGATGTGATGACTGAAAAGGCAAAGACCTCCTGGAGCCATTAGCAAAGAAACTCTTAATATTGTAGTGTGCAGCTCCTCTACTTACACTTAGGTCAGCATAGGACTGTGGAGATAAGTACTCGTAGTGGGGTAATACTTCCTGTGCAGTCTCGTGGTATAAACACCCTGTAAATATACAAACCCTCACACCACATCATGCAGGTTTGCTAACACGTATATTGCAAAGGCAGCATATGATCGACCTGAGACTCAGAAtaacaaaaaccaaacagggacacaacagaaacagaaatgagaGCATTGCACTGTAGCCTAATCAAAACCAAGGCACTGTAAAACAAAGGCCAGTAAATAAATGTTCACAGACGAGGAGTTCTCCATTTTGGAGTGATGTCAGTTAAGACTGCTGATATTAAACCAGTGTTGACTAAATGGAAATCTGAACAGCTGGTACATGTAGTCCCTGGTTCAAGTAACTATATAGCTGCAAGTAGTGCATCagtgtatatgttttttatataaagtgAAAAGTCCCTCATGGATCATGTTCTACAGTAGACAATATAACAAGTCGACAGATTGCATTGAGGTACTGGGGCCAACGTGCAGTTCACCACTTGTTTCCTGGCTTCCCTATTCTTACTCTAAGCACACGCGACGGCCCGACCGCCAGAAAGAGAATAACCACAGCAGTTTAAGAtaagctgcccccccccccaaaaaaaaggcAGCTCAGTTTTGCACCATCTTAAGAGTAGAGAGCAAAGTCAAGGATAGGTTTGGGTGGATCATTTTTGGAGGACTGTGATTATGAATTGTTCTTGAGCTGACTTGACAACCACTCCAGTCCTTCGAAGAGACCATCTCCGGTGGTGGCACAGGTTGCCTGGATGTACCAGCGTCTGTTTCTGAGGGAGTGAAGATTCATCTTGTCTGTGAGTTCTGCAGCGTTCATCGCATTTGGAAGGtcctaaaaacacaaaacagtgaGAAAACATTAAGAACATACCCCATACCACAACAGgccatgagaaaaaaaacagatataaagATGGGTGACAGATCTCCGCAACGAGTACGTGATTTGGAGCCAGTGTCTTGTCGGGATGTAGAGCCGTGGTAGTGAGGTCCCATCGATACACAAGCTTGACCGATTCTAAGTAAGTCTCGGATGTCAATCACATCACCTTgtatttatagcatcaaataacttattcaAACCAAAGTTGGCTGTagaaatgaacatttgaacatacttctcctctctctcccccctttctcttctctcccctctcttctccatttttctctgctcgcCCCAACCGGTTAAAGCAGATGGCCATAGTTAATGagcattgtgggaactgtttgttttctctataatttttttaccttctatgtaaagtgacTTCAGATAATTGATATTATGATTTGGagctataaaaatatattgaattgaatcagtgtgataagaactacctaaaatgacagaaaccatctttgagaaaaataaagactttaaatacaaaatatgtgtatttttcGTTGGCGTATGccacatccactaacatggagaaggtggtgtttatgacctatactgcagccagtcaccaggtggTAATTGAGTCGCTTTggagtccatctttatatacagtagaGGGAAATAACTGATTTTGCAACACAGCTGTTTATATAAGAAATGATTTAGAattatttacttgtttgtttgcaaaGACTAAGATCACAGCATCGCGCAGGTCTTCCTCTGCCAACATTCGCAAGAGCTCTTCCCGAGCCTCCCCACATCGCTCTCTGTCGTTGCTGTCCACAACGAAGATGAGGCCTGGAACACAAGCAAATGAGAACAAATAAGTTTGTGTATATTACCACAAGAATTAATTTCCATGGATTATTCAAAAATAAGTGAttgatttaaaggaaacagACATCAAACATTGAGGCTTTGATGCAACTAAACTTACCCTGTGTGTTCTGGAAGTAATGACGCCACAGCGGTCGAATTTTGTCTTGACCACCAACATCCCACACTGTGAAATTGATGTTCTTGTACTCCACTGTCTCTACATTAAAACCTGAGGGGGAAATAATTCagattatattaaataaaaactcaaagttttcatttcacagcgATACAGTCAAATAGAAATATTTGTGTCATGTAGAACAAACAAAAGTCATAGGTCCAGGCAAGTCGTCATTATCTAACAATCTTTGACTTGCCTATCGTGGGGATGGTAGTCACAACCTCTCCAAGTTTGAGCTTGTACAGAATTGTGGTCTTTCCAGCAGCATCCAGACCCACCATGAGGATCCTCATCTCCTTCTGCCCAAACTTAGCAAATAGCTTAAAAATATTCCCCATGGTTGCTGGTGATGGAAGTGACTTTGGTAAAAGCCTGCGGAGAAACAAGAGATCAATTGATGAAATGGGGGGACCTGATGGGAGAGATGTTAAAAGTCAGATTGATCATCAGTCGACATGATTAATCAGTTATCAACTTTTCTAATAACTGATTAATCgttattagttatttttaaagCTAAAATGCCAAACAACTTGCTACAGCTTCTCAATTGTGAGGATTTGCTTCTCATTTTGGGTTTGTGTGatagtaaactgaatatatttgagGTTTTAATCTGTCAGAATTTTCTGACAGATTAATGATAAATGAAGTTGCAGCCATAACTGCAACCGCACActgcatttgtgtttcagtgtgctGAAATATGACCACAAACAAATTGCCTTTTAACAAATAACCATTAAAGCCTAAATAAACTTAGGTTTCTCCATCCATCAATGTGCCAACAACTACACACCTCCTACTACAGCTGCTGACTTTAAGAACCAGCCATCATCATCTAGTCCTATTTTAGCCTCAGCTTCTGCCTCTGCTCCTGTATTGAAAGTTAATTTGAGTCAAATACctaagtttctgtttttcctgaAAATATATACCCAGCTGTCTTTACCCACCTGAATCctaaaagatgaaaaaatagACCCCAGGTTTAAGATTCTTCATAAACCTGGATGCTGATTATACTACGTTCACATGAGCCATGTAATTGAGAGTATCTATGTGTTTGAGACAGTGGTTTAACTACAGCTGGTCATGTGAAGTTTAACATACTGACAATATAGCATATTCATAACATTTGTGTTTAATCGCCTTAAGATATGGGATCTGCTGATGTGAGGCATCCATGCTTGTCTGAATCAAATTTCGCAATAGACGTGCACATTGTTTATAAAACTGGTCATTACTGTAACTCTGATCTGCTCTGAGAGCAAAGTAAACATGCGAGAGGTCAAACTGAGACTAGCATCTTATAAACAATGTAATTTCACTCCTGCGGAACAGTAGAAAACGatataatgataaaatatatcTTGCTTGAGTGAATTGTGACCGACTCCGGGTAAACATTGTACATTATTAGCTGTTTCAACTAGTAAAATAATAGTTTGCTCATCACAAGTTAAACTTACTGAGGTGCGATGCTAAAAGTAAACAAACGACGTTAGCTCGCTAGCTGCCCGAAAGTCCTCTGACTAGTTCAGATTCTTGACGGTTGTTGTAAAACTACTTTCCAGTAGTTAttaaagtcaaaacaaaacactacacacacgACACGAGTTACAAAGTAAGATAATATCAAAACAAAGTCAGATTCAAGTGAACTGACGTAATCTGGTAGCGTCGCACTTTCTCCTCTCGGTTTCGTCGCCGCTGTCTTACACAACATTTCACCCGCTGACGAGCCGGTTTGTTcctattcatttaaaacaaggtgacttcattcatgtttttctcttcttcacttACACAGCTGATGTGTTTGCTTCCGTCTTCAAGGCGTTTTCCTTCCTCAGAGAAATGGCGACAGCTTGACACGtccgcttcttcttcttcttcttcctcctccctttgcttcttcttcttcttcttctgggtTTCCGGCAGACTGGATGCCTCGCGGGCACTCTGCTGCCCCCCTCAGGCAGGGACTGAACTGCAGCTCCAAGTGAGTTGGTTCCTCATCATGTTGGGAGATGTCGCTCCCTGTGGCTAAGTGAGGAACTACAGGCATTATTGAAGTTTTAATCATTAAACATAGCATAATTGTTAAATTAGTCCGATTTGACATGACATCACAGTGGCTTCAGATTAAATAAATTGAGTATGACAGACTGTAGTGTAGTTGTAAAGCGATGTAAGgacatttattgtgtttattaatgtatttggcaataataataataataatttctttatttgtaaagcacttatctaaacaaggttacaaagtgcttcactaGGAAATCCATGTCGAAAAgatgaatgaactaaaataaaagatatttaattCGGTTCAATTATAAGGGCCAAatcatgtgaagagagagaccaggagGTGATAGCATCCACAACTTGTGTACGAACAGTTCATAAATGTCTTATAACAAAGTTTAACTCAATTATAGCCATATTCAATAATATATGATGAcatcaaacaaaaagaaaaaagtgatttGTTATAAAAACACGCAGCATGATTTTATTAATACAAAAGGGGCGGCAAACCAAATATATCAAACTTCTGATCTGTACTGTACCAAATCTATTgatacatttcttttaaaactcaCCCAATTTCCACTTGTTTTAGATGTACTACCAGGTCATTGAGAAAAAAGTCAGACTGCGCTGTTGTTGGGCCAGTTCAATTTTAACCAGGGTCAAACTATGCCTGCCACCCCCAGTGAGGTGGCAGCAGGAAGTAAGAAGTGCAGGGGGGAACAGCTGGAGGGGAGAGGGCTGGATGCTCAGTGATGGACCACACAGTGAAGGCTCATAATGTCGTCTCACTCTGCTGCcgtaatttgtgttttttacctaTCAAATGCTTAAGAGATCTTATTCCTATCTTATTCCTACTGAAACATCTTGTTTGCGTGTTTAAGGTGTTTACTGTGATCTTTACAAAACGGTTTAGCTTCATTCAGTCATTCTGTAAAGTGATGTTCTCTTTTTAGTTAGTTACATTTTCATTAAGCAACTGTTTAGTCCATGTtgcaataaaatattgaaatctTTCAAAACCTGTTTTATTGTCACAGAATAATTGGCATGTAAAAACTTAACGATAGAAAATATTATCTCTggtgtttctctctcctgctttgTTGAACCCAGACACTTTGTTCAAACAATTCAGGAAGCAACTCTTGAGGGATAATAACTAGAAAGTCTTCTATATTATTTCTAAATATGCAGCTATGACATATAATAAATTCTGCAGCCAGTGGTTTGATCAAACCTTCAAAAGACCAagtcaaatataaaatgaaaaaacttaaGCATGAGGGTAAATCTGAAGACAATACTGTTTTTCTTCATTCTAGCACAGTTAGAATTTTGGAAAACACATGTGTTATAATTGCTGACATTTGTGATCACAGCCCctacacatgttttatttctctctttcaaaGAATGAAGACTAAAACTTACAAACTGTTTTTACCCTTGGTTAGTAGAGTTTAGTAAATGAGAAGTTCAGGTCCAAGTCTGTGCAGCACCAACAACTTTAGAAAGTCACATTTGCATAACAAAGCATTTCATTCACCCCAGTGTAAGTCTCAAAATCTGAAGCACATATATTTTCTATCATGTTGATATCTCATGTTCTACAGGATGCTTCTACACATCatcttaaaaacatgtttatgagAGTAAAACCTTTAAGATGGAACTGTTGAGCATCTTTACTTTTATGTGAAAAACTTCAATTCTTTATTCTACTAGAATATGTCTCACCTAACTCAACCACCACACACCTGAAATTACAGTCAAACCATGAGCATGAGCAAACAAGAGCTTGAATTCTGCACTTTTCTGTTACTcccacatgaaaaacacaactcagacaaaaaaaatatatattttccttgTAGTACAACATGTAGtacaatacaacaacaaaattgCTCAACCACCAAAATCCCCCAACCCCCATCCTCCTTTTTGCACAGTCAGAGTACAGGTGCAGGTGTAGAGGTGTGACAGTACAGACCAGGCAAACACAAGCAATGCAACCTGCCAAAATGATATTTAACACCTCTATATCCTCTGATGCACTCCTGAACCAATTCATATATCTGGACTCTGAGATAATCCCCTGATAGAAAATTACACCTGCAGGCTAAGAGCAGCAGCGTCTGTGAACCCCTGTAGAGGAATATTTTGAATTCaaatgagacacatgagggaAAAATAGTGCTAGATACTCTCACCATTTAAGAATCTAATACCTGACATGACTGAGGTCATGAAGGTtttaactaaacaaaacaaaatcaggcTTTATTGAGTTGACATTAATACAATATGTATTTGCAACATACCATGCAGTGGGTCGAAGGTACAGTAAAGATCCTGGAGTCTGAGTCCACCTGTCCATGCTTCACGGCCAAACACAGCAGTAACATCCAACTGAAGGGctcttctgcttcctccttttcctcctcataTCTCACTACATACTGACAGTTGTGATGTGTGGACAGAGGACTAGAAATAGGACAGTAGGGGGTgtttatatcacacacacacacacacacacacacacactcacacgcacacacttgttTACACTCTACAACTTTCTCCCTCACGTGCACAAACATGcgcatgcacagacacatgtgtgcaccctctctctctctcgctctctctctctctctcccccctcatttttctttttttctttaagatcTCCCATCCCCAAACGACCACCTGGAGGCCACGGCCTCAGAGGGGGCAGCAGCAGTAGCACCCTGGGGATTATAAAGTAAGTTAACTCTCTCTGCAGATAAATATGCTTTTGGTACATTTCTGGCCAATGTACACACACCTGTGAGGTGTTTTCCAAGTCGCTGGGTCCGTCTCGCCAGAAATGAAGTAGATTTACGGCTGGTGAGGCAGAGTGAGGCTTGTCTGCAGTTTGTGAATGGACGAGAGCTGCCAAGGGGCCAAACAGGCTTTGCAGTGGAATAGGGTAAGGATCTCAGTAGGGGCCTTACTCCCCTCTGAGACAAGGCCTAGCAAGGATAAAAACGCTCAGTAAGGGGCTTGGGAATGCtgatctggtgtgtgtgtgtgtgtgtgtgtgtgtgtgtgtgtgtgtgtgtgtgtgtgtgtgtgtgtgtgtgtgtgtgtgtgtgtgtgtgtgtgtgtgtgtgcgtgcgtgcctgtgtgtgtgtgtgtgtgtacccacaAGTGTGTATGCATAAGAGAAAGTGTTATCTGCAGTTTCATGAGCCTTCCCATTCCGTTAAAGAACGTATTTTTTGGAGTTTGTGCACttcaataattataataatcataataatagaCGCTCATTATGAAATGTGCCTTGGGCAAGCAATAGACTGCTGTGTGAGTCGTACAAAGGAGCCGGCTTGGTCTAAGCAGCGCTGGAACTCAGATGGACAGGCATGGGATGCCTCCCTCTGCGTCTCATGTACTGGATTATAGGTCGGGCAAAATCCCAAAGGAGGTGTGAAGCAAGAAACAAACCGAACATTATTACAACGACCCGCATCGTTGCCATGAGAGGATCCACGCTGGCTTCATCCATTGGCAACAAGTGCCACTGGGCACCCAACCCCACGCCTCTCACAGTAGGGGGcgctacagagagagacaggccgGGGCAAAAGGATAAATGTGCACCAGTGCCGCCTGCCAGTCACCTTTGTATGGTGATTGTTGGCAGCCTGAAAAGTTCGTTAAGGggatttacataacattttgcACTCC
Above is a window of Hippoglossus hippoglossus isolate fHipHip1 chromosome 17, fHipHip1.pri, whole genome shotgun sequence DNA encoding:
- the arf1 gene encoding ADP-ribosylation factor 1 isoform X1, whose translation is MNRNKPARQRVKCCVRQRRRNREEKVRRYQITLLPKSLPSPATMGNIFKLFAKFGQKEMRILMVGLDAAGKTTILYKLKLGEVVTTIPTIGFNVETVEYKNINFTVWDVGGQDKIRPLWRHYFQNTQGLIFVVDSNDRERCGEAREELLRMLAEEDLRDAVILVFANKQDLPNAMNAAELTDKMNLHSLRNRRWYIQATCATTGDGLFEGLEWLSSQLKNNS
- the arf1 gene encoding ADP-ribosylation factor 1 isoform X2, translating into MGNIFKLFAKFGQKEMRILMVGLDAAGKTTILYKLKLGEVVTTIPTIGFNVETVEYKNINFTVWDVGGQDKIRPLWRHYFQNTQGLIFVVDSNDRERCGEAREELLRMLAEEDLRDAVILVFANKQDLPNAMNAAELTDKMNLHSLRNRRWYIQATCATTGDGLFEGLEWLSSQLKNNS